From a single Cinclus cinclus chromosome 16, bCinCin1.1, whole genome shotgun sequence genomic region:
- the LOC134050366 gene encoding cytochrome P450 3A8-like isoform X1, producing MDLLPSLSPVTWLLFIACLCLVALYGIWPYQTFKKLGIPGPRPLPFVGTFLEYRHGVHNFDQKCFEKYGKIWGFYDGRQPVLAVLDPILIKNILVKECNDIFTNRRNFRLNGILESALNVAEDEQWKRIRTVLSPTFTSGKLKEMFHIINHYGEKLVQNIEKKVANDEFVTAKDIFGAYSMDVVTSTSFSVNVDSMNNPNDPFVTNIKKFLQFSFLSPVFLLLVLFPFVIPVLERMKVTLLPSDVMDFFKNVFTKMKKEREKSSSTNRVDFLQLMIESQNSHDGSKSAETNLDKTLSDEEVLAQALIFVFAGYETTSSTLSYIAYNLATHPDVQQRLQDEIDTHLPNKAAPTYSTITQMEYLDMVVNESIRLYPAGGRLERVCKKTVELSGVIIPEGMVVLIPAFVLHRDPQYWPEPDEFRPERFSKENKEGIDPYTFLPFGAGPRNCIGMRFALLIVKVAVVVLLQNFSFRPCKDTPVRMWGDVCHYLPPTPFEMVLLLHGNNCLNIFS from the exons ATGGATCTGCTGCCCAGCCTGTCCCCTGTCACCTGGCTGCTCTTCATCGCCTGCCTGTGCCTCGTGGCCCT CTATGGGATATGGCCCTACCAGACCTTCAAGAAGCTGGGTATTCCTGGCCCACGGCCTCTGCCTTTTGTGGGAACTTTCCTGGAGTACCGGCAT ggAGTCCACAATTTTGAtcagaaatgctttgaaaagTATGGAAAAATCTGGGG GTTTTATGATGGCAGGCAGCCCGTGCTGGCTGTTTTGGACCCCATCCTCATCAAAAACATCCTGGTGAAAGAGTGTAATGACATTTTTACTAATCGCCGG AACTTTCGTCTGAACGGGATCCTGGAGTCGGCCCTCAACGTGGCTGAAGATGAGCAGTGGAAAAGGATTCGTACAGTGCTGTCTCCAACCTTCACCAGTGGGAAGCTGAAGGAG ATGTTCCATATCATTAATCACTATGGTGAAAAATTAGTGCAAAACATTGAGAAGAAGGTGGCTAATGATGAGTTCGTGACTGCGAAGGA CATTTTTGGAGCTTACAGCATGGATGTGGTGACCAGCACTTCTTTCAGTGTCAATGTTGACTCCATGAACAACCCCAATGACCCCTTTGTCACCAACATTAAGAAATTTCTCCAATTCAGTTTCCTAAGTCCTGTTTTCTTACTCTTAG tgttgtTCCCCTTTGTTATTCCTGTGCTGGAAAGGATGAAGGTGACTCTGTTACCCTCAGACGTCATGGACTTCTTCAAGAATGTCTTcacaaaaatgaagaaggaacgggaaaagagcagcagcacg AACCGGGTGGATTTCCTGCAGCTCATGATTGAATCACAGAACTCACATGATGGCTCCAAGTCTGCTGAGACCAACTTGGACAAAA CATTAAGTGATGAGGAGGTTCTGGCCCAGGCTCTTATCTTTGTCTTTGCTGGTTATGAGACCACCAGCTCCACCCTCAGCTACATAGCCTACAACCTGGCCACCCACCCTGATGTGCAGCAGCGACTCCAGGATGAGATCGATACACACCTGCCCAACAAG gctgctcccacgTACAGCACAATCACTCAGATGGAGTACTTGGATATGGTGGTGAACGAATCCATCCGGCTCTACCCTGCCGGGGGCCGGCTCGAGAGGGTCTGCAAGAAGACTGTGGAGCTCAGTGGAGTGATTATTCCAGAGGGAATGGTGGTCCTGATCCCAGCCTTCGTGCTGCACCGCGACCCGCAGTACTGGCCAGAGCCGGATGAGTTCAGGCCTGAGAG GTTTAGTAAAGAGAACAAAGAGGGTATTGACCCCTATACCTTCCTGCCATTCGGGGCTGGCCCCAGGAACTGCATAGGGATGAGGTTTGCTCTCCTCATTGTGAAAGTGGCTGTGGTTGTCCTGTTGCAGAACTTCTCATTCAGACCCTGCAAAGACACACCGGTGAGGATGTGGGGTGATGTGTGTCATTATCTGCCCCCTACTCCCTTTGAGATGGTCCTACTGTTGCATGGGAATAACTGTTTAAATATCTTCAGTTAA
- the LOC134050366 gene encoding cytochrome P450 3A12-like isoform X2 has protein sequence MDLLPSLSPVTWLLFIACLCLVALYGIWPYQTFKKLGIPGPRPLPFVGTFLEYRHGVHNFDQKCFEKYGKIWGFYDGRQPVLAVLDPILIKNILVKECNDIFTNRRNFRLNGILESALNVAEDEQWKRIRTVLSPTFTSGKLKEMFHIINHYGEKLVQNIEKKVANDEFVTAKDIFGAYSMDVVTSTSFSVNVDSMNNPNDPFVTNIKKFLQFSFLSPVFLLLVLFPFVIPVLERMKVTLLPSDVMDFFKNVFTKMKKEREKSSSTNRVDFLQLMIESQNSHDGSKSAETNLDKTLSDEEVLAQALIFVFAGYETTSSTLSYIAYNLATHPDVQQRLQDEIDTHLPNKAAPTYSTITQMEYLDMVVNESIRLYPAGGRLERVCKKTVELSGVIIPEGMVVLIPAFVLHRDPQYWPEPDEFRPERFSKENKEGIDPYTFLPFGAGPRNCIGMRFALLIVKVAVVVLLQNFSFRPCKDTPIPLVLDSKGFLQPKKPIVLKMVPRAQSDLKK, from the exons ATGGATCTGCTGCCCAGCCTGTCCCCTGTCACCTGGCTGCTCTTCATCGCCTGCCTGTGCCTCGTGGCCCT CTATGGGATATGGCCCTACCAGACCTTCAAGAAGCTGGGTATTCCTGGCCCACGGCCTCTGCCTTTTGTGGGAACTTTCCTGGAGTACCGGCAT ggAGTCCACAATTTTGAtcagaaatgctttgaaaagTATGGAAAAATCTGGGG GTTTTATGATGGCAGGCAGCCCGTGCTGGCTGTTTTGGACCCCATCCTCATCAAAAACATCCTGGTGAAAGAGTGTAATGACATTTTTACTAATCGCCGG AACTTTCGTCTGAACGGGATCCTGGAGTCGGCCCTCAACGTGGCTGAAGATGAGCAGTGGAAAAGGATTCGTACAGTGCTGTCTCCAACCTTCACCAGTGGGAAGCTGAAGGAG ATGTTCCATATCATTAATCACTATGGTGAAAAATTAGTGCAAAACATTGAGAAGAAGGTGGCTAATGATGAGTTCGTGACTGCGAAGGA CATTTTTGGAGCTTACAGCATGGATGTGGTGACCAGCACTTCTTTCAGTGTCAATGTTGACTCCATGAACAACCCCAATGACCCCTTTGTCACCAACATTAAGAAATTTCTCCAATTCAGTTTCCTAAGTCCTGTTTTCTTACTCTTAG tgttgtTCCCCTTTGTTATTCCTGTGCTGGAAAGGATGAAGGTGACTCTGTTACCCTCAGACGTCATGGACTTCTTCAAGAATGTCTTcacaaaaatgaagaaggaacgggaaaagagcagcagcacg AACCGGGTGGATTTCCTGCAGCTCATGATTGAATCACAGAACTCACATGATGGCTCCAAGTCTGCTGAGACCAACTTGGACAAAA CATTAAGTGATGAGGAGGTTCTGGCCCAGGCTCTTATCTTTGTCTTTGCTGGTTATGAGACCACCAGCTCCACCCTCAGCTACATAGCCTACAACCTGGCCACCCACCCTGATGTGCAGCAGCGACTCCAGGATGAGATCGATACACACCTGCCCAACAAG gctgctcccacgTACAGCACAATCACTCAGATGGAGTACTTGGATATGGTGGTGAACGAATCCATCCGGCTCTACCCTGCCGGGGGCCGGCTCGAGAGGGTCTGCAAGAAGACTGTGGAGCTCAGTGGAGTGATTATTCCAGAGGGAATGGTGGTCCTGATCCCAGCCTTCGTGCTGCACCGCGACCCGCAGTACTGGCCAGAGCCGGATGAGTTCAGGCCTGAGAG GTTTAGTAAAGAGAACAAAGAGGGTATTGACCCCTATACCTTCCTGCCATTCGGGGCTGGCCCCAGGAACTGCATAGGGATGAGGTTTGCTCTCCTCATTGTGAAAGTGGCTGTGGTTGTCCTGTTGCAGAACTTCTCATTCAGACCCTGCAAAGACACACCG